The nucleotide sequence GGCCGACGAACTCAAGACCGCGCTGGCTGATCTCAAGGCCACTCCATTCCGACGCTTCACGCACAATTTTCTGCGCTTCAACACCACGCCCGCTGACCTCGACTGGTTTGATGATCACAGCGCCGTGCTGACCAACGCCCGGCTTGCTGCTGGATTGGCGCGGGACGGAAAATGCAAGGGCCTCCTCTTCGACATCGAGCAGTACAACGCGCCGTTGTTCAACTACCGCAAACAACGCCAGGCAGCGACGCGAACCTGGAACGAGTACGCCGCGCAAGTACGCCAATGTGGACGGGAGACGATGAACGCATTCCAGGAAGGTTATCCCGGCCTTACCGTATTTCTCACGTTCGGCTACTGCCTGCCTTGGGCAGAATCGCAGAACGGGACGAAACCGCTGGCCGATTGCAGTTACGGTTTGCTGGCGCCGTTCCTGGACGGAATGGTGGAAGCGGCGAAAGGAAAAACGCGGTTGGTGGACGGTTACGAACGTTCTTACGGCTACAAGGACACAACGCGTTTTGCCGCAGCTTACGAAATTATGAAGACCGGTGTGCGGCCGATCGTCGCCGACGAGAAAAAGTATCATCGCGTTTTCTCCTTCGGGTTTGGCGTGTGGATGGACAACGACTGGCGCAAGCTCGGATGGAATGCAGATGATCCAACCAAGAACTTTTACTCGCCGGAGGAGTTCGCGGCGAGCGCGCGAAAGGCTCTGGAGGTGGCGGATGAATACGTCTGGATTTATACCGAGACGCCGCGTTGGTGGTCGCCGGAAGGCAAATCCGTCAAGCTGCCGGAAGCCTACGACGACGCCCTGCGCCGCGCCCGCAATGGACTGGCAAAGGATTGAGCCAGCAACACCGGCGGGCGTCCCTCAGACTACGAGACAATCCAATTCAAAATCGCCTTCTGAACATGCAGCCGGTTTTCCGCCGCGTCGAAAATGGTTTGAGCATTGTCTTCAAACGTGGCCTCGTCAATTTCCTTGCCGCGATACGCCGGCAGGCAATGCATCACCAACGCGCCAGGCTTCGCCAGCTTGACCAGCCGGGCGTTGATCTGGTAGCCGGTTAGTTGTTTGATGCGCGCGGCGGATTCCGCCTCTTTACCCATTGAAACCCAAACATCAGTGTAGAGCAAATCCGCGCCCTTTGCGGCGGCTTTCAAATCCTCCGTGCACATAATTGTGCCGCCGGCGCGTTTCAGCGACGCGGCTGCCGGTTGAAACTTTTTTGGCGCGGCGATGCGCAATTCAAATCCCAGCTTCGCCGCGGCAAAAATCCAGGAGTTGGCTACGTTGCACGCACCATCGCCGATGAACGCGACGGTTTTACCTGCTATCGGTCCACGCTTCTCTTGAAACGTAAAAATGTCGGCAAGAATCTGGCAAGGATGCTCGTCATCCGTCAGCGCGTTGATGGTCGGGATGCCGGAATACGTTGCGAACTCCTCCACGTCGCTCTGCGCGTAGGTGCGGATGACCGCGCCGTGAATCATGCGACCCAGCACCCGCGCGGTGTCCTTGATCGGTTCGCCGCGGCCGAGTTGGATTTCACTGGCGTTAAGAAACATCACTTCGCCGCCGAGTTCCCGGATTCCCACTTCAAACGAAACGCGTGTCCGCGTGGACGACTTGGAAAAGAGCAACGCCCAGATTTTCCCCGTCAACGGTTTGTGCGCATGGTGACCGCGCTCCTTTTTGATGGTCGTGGCGGCGGTGAGAATTTGCTCCATGTCCGCGCGCGCCAGCTTTTCAATGCTCAACAAATGTTTCATGATCGAATCGCATTCGGGAATCTCCCCGAAAGGCAGTTTATTAACCAAAGCGGGCGGGCGCGTCACTCATATTTCTTCGCCCGGTCCGCGACGCGCCAGAGATACCACGCCGCCGTGGTGCGGTGCGGACGCCAGCGTTCCCCGTGCGCGAGGATCTCCTTCGCCGTTGGTAATTCGCGCTTCTTGTAGGCAAGGCGGAAGCCCATCCGCACGCCAAAGTCATCCGCTGGCAAGACATCGAGCCGCCCAAGCTGGAAAATCAAAAGCATCTCGACGGTCCAGCGCCCGACGCCGCGTACTTCGGTGAGCCGCGCTACGATCTCGTCGTCGGACAACTGCGTAATCCGCCGCGACGGCGGCACAGTGCCGTCCAAGGTTCTTGCCGCGATGTCGCGAATCGAAGCCACCTTCGCTCGTGAGAAACCCGCGCCACGGATCGCGTCGTCTGACACGGACGGCAGATCTTCCGGGCGCGGAAACCGGCGTCCCGGAAACAGCTTGATGAAACGTTTCAGAATGGTGCTGGCCGCCGTGCCGTTGAGTTGTTGATGCGCCACGGCCTGCACAAGCGATTGAAACGGCGGGCGGCGGGTCTCCGGCTCAAGCGCGCAAGGCCCGACTTCGCGGATGAGCCGCTGCATCACGGGGTCCGCACCGGAGAGATGACGAAGCGCGGCGGCGTTCATGCAAGTTCAGACCAGCTTCGCCACCACCGATTCAATGATCTTAATTCCTTCTTCCGCTTCGCTGCGCCGCAGGTTCAGGGCGGGCAATAAGCGCACTACTTGATTGCCGGAAGGAATCGTCAACAGACCCGCATCATGCAACCGGTTCACAAACTGAATGGCCGCCGACTTTTCGCCCGCGACTAAAGCGCGGATCTTCTCCTTCTCCCAGAGCTCAAGACCCAGCATGAAACCCAGACCGCGCACGCCCTTGAGGACATTCGGAAATTGTTGAGTCATCCGCAACAACTCTGATTTCAAAAACTCTCCGGTTTGACGCGCATTGTCCGCGAGCTTTTCGCGCTGGATGACTTCCAGAATTTTCAGCGCGACAGCGCAGCCCAGTGGATTGCCGCCAAAAGTTGTCCCGTGTGTTCCGGCACCGAGCAGGTCGGCGTATGGGTCGCGCACCCAGAACGCGCCGATGGGAAAACCACCACCGAGCGACTTGGCCATGGAGATGCCGTCGGGCACAAATCCCTCTCCGCGCTCCTTGGTCTCAAGAATCCGCTGGTAACTTTGAAACCGGCCCGTGCGGAAATGTCCGCATTGCACGCCGTCCATCAGCAGCAACAATTTCCTCTCGTCGCACAGTTGCCGCAGACCCAGCAGATATTCTGGCGCGGCCGGCGTGACACCACCCTCGCCTTGTATCCCTTCGATCAGTATGGCGGCGGTCGCCGGAGAAATCGCTTCGCGCATCGCGTCGAGATCATTGAAAGCAACGTGTCGAAAGCCCGTCATCAGCGGCTCAAAACCTTTTTTGACTTTCTCCTGACCGGTGGCCGCGATGCCGGCAAGCGTCCGCCCGTGAAACGAATTCAGCGCCGTAATGATTTCAAACCGGCCTTCATCGTGACCAAACTTGCGCGCGAGCTTGAACAACCCTTCATTGGCCTCCGCGCCGCTGTTGCAGAAGAAAACCTTGCCGGGCGCAATCAGGTTCACGAGCGACTGCGCCAGCCGCCCTTGCCCCTCGTGATAATAGAGATTGGAAACGTGAACAAGCTTGCGTGACTGCTCGATGAGCGCCTCGGTGATTTCCGCGTTGGCATGGCCGAGCGAACAAACGGCGATGCCGCCTCCTAAATCAAGATAGCGTTTGCCGGTCACGTCCCAAACGTAGCTGCCCGCGCCGCGACTGAACGCCACATCAAAGCGCGCGTAACTTGGGACGACGTTTTTCTGAAACAACGCCTGGATCGCCGCAACGTCGTTGCGCACGATGGGCGGAGGCGAAGGAGCAATTTCTTTCATTGGCTTCATTTAACCGAAGAGAGGCGGAGGCGCAGAGAAAAAAATGAACTCACAAAACGATTTCTGTCCCGTTGCCTTCGTCGGTGAAGATTTCCAGTAACACCGAGTGCTGCAAACGACCGTCCACAAAGGAAACTTTTTCCACGCCGGCTCTGATGGCGGCGACGGCGCTATCCACTTTGGGAATCATACCCTCGTCAATAACACCGGCTTGCTTGAGTTGATCCACTTCGGAAACTTTCAGATGAGGGAGGACGGAGTCCGGCTGTTTAGGATTGCGCAGCAAGCCCGGCACGTCGCTCATGAACACAAGCCGCTTGGCCTTGAGAGCGATGGCGGCTTGCGCAGCGGCCACATCGGCGTTGCAGTTGTAAATCTTGCCGTCCTCGCCCAGCGCGGTCGGACTGATGACCGGTGTGATGCTGCGCCGGATGCACTCGCGCAACGGCTCGAGGTTCACCGCCGTGACTTCGCCGACGAAGCCGATGTCAATCTTCGCGCCGGGCTTGTCCTTGTCGTCGAGCCAGAGTTTACGGCATTTGAAAATGTCCGCGCCGCAAAAGCCGCGCGCCTTGCCGCCGAGCGATTCGATGGTCTTGACGATCTCCGGATTGATCTCGCGCGAAAGCACGCGGTCCACCACGTCCACCGTCGCCTCGTCAGTCGTGCGCTGACCTTGAATGAAACTCGGCTTGAACCCCGCGGCCTCCATCGCCCGCGTGATGGCCTTGCCGCCACCGTGCACGACCACCGGGTTGATGCCCACGGCTTCGAGGAACACGACATCGCGTGCGACGCCGTTGCGGACGTTGGCGTCCGGAGAGTCCATGAATGAGCCGCCGTATTTGACGACGAACGTCTGGCTGCGGAAACGCTGGATGTAAGGCAGCGCTTCAAGCAGCGTCGCGGCTTTGGCAATGAGGTCTTGCATGAAGGAAAATTCAAACTGCTGGGCCGATGACGGATTGCGCCCACGCAAAAACCTCTTCCGCGAGGGCCAGCAACCGTTGCTGCTCCTTTACACCGGGCTGCTGGACGTAACCCGGATAACGCCGGTGCGTGGCATACGGCGTGAGTTCATTCAACGCGGCGCGGTCGAACGGAACGGAACGTCCCTGGCTGCAGTAAAGCGCGAATAATTCGGTGAGGTCGTGGGTGAAGGGAAATTTCGCCCCGGCTTGGATGAGCAAGCCTTTGATCGACTTCTCGACCGCTTGTTGCGCGTGAAAACCGACGATGTTCGGCAGGATGTCTGGGTCGCCGCAGAGTTTTCTGGCCGCTTTGAGGTCCTCCCCGGCAAAGCGCAACCACTCGCACGGGTTGGGGTCAGTTGAGAGTGGCTGGCCGCTCATAAACAATGCGCCCGTTCTCCGTCGCCTCGTAGTAGATCAAATCCCAACGATGCCGCAGCCGCTCATATTCGCTGACCGGCACAACCAAAATATCCATTGGCATATCAACGTCATCCACCGCGTTCCGCAGCCGCACACTTTCACTGTGCGGATTCTTGACCGTGTCATCCGTGACCACCAGCACATCCAGATCGCTGTCACGGTTCGTTTGCTGGCGAACGTAAGAACCGAAGAGAATGATTTTGCGCGGAAGCGCGACTTCGATCAGCCGACGCACAACCGCCTCGACCTTTTCGGGCGTCACCGCCCAGGGAACATCCAGCGCCACGCTCATGGCTCAAAGAAACTCCACGTTTGCAATGCTGGCAAGCTGATTCCCTCGCGCCACGCCGTTGCGGACGTTGGTGTCTGGCGAATCCATGAAGCTGCCGCCGTATTTGACGACGAACGTCTGGCTGCGGAAACGCTGGATGTAAGGCAACGCTTCAAGCAACGTCGCGGCTTTGGCGATGAGGTCTTGCATGTCGGTCAGGAATTCTCCAATAGTGACGCGAGTTTTGCATCGTCCAATCGCTCTTTAGCGATTTTATATTTGGGGTCAATCTTCAAGGCTTCCTGATAACATTTTATCGCTTCAGCATAATCTCTTTTACCAAGTAAGATTCCGCCCAAGTTAAAGTAAGCTTCGTCCAAACAACCTTCAGAACATTTAAGCGCGCGGCGATAATACGCCTCGGATTGTTTAAGCAAGCCACGCCTAAAAGCATTGCTGGCCAAAAAAATGTGCCAAGTCGCATCTCTTGGATTATGAACCAAAGCTTTGCGATACCAAAACGCCGCTTGCTTGAAATCACCTTTGGCTTGGAACAAATGTCCCATCTGCGCGTATGCAATTGGCAGCGCTTTTTGGGGACACAACGTGATTGCCCGCCGAATTGCTTTTTCTGCCTCTGTATATCGAGCAAGTTCTCCTTGAGTCTTTCCATAAAGCAGCCAAACAAAAGAACCGCGCTTCTGAAATTTCCGCAGATGTTTTTTGCAAA is from Verrucomicrobiota bacterium and encodes:
- the argF gene encoding ornithine carbamoyltransferase; the encoded protein is MKHLLSIEKLARADMEQILTAATTIKKERGHHAHKPLTGKIWALLFSKSSTRTRVSFEVGIRELGGEVMFLNASEIQLGRGEPIKDTARVLGRMIHGAVIRTYAQSDVEEFATYSGIPTINALTDDEHPCQILADIFTFQEKRGPIAGKTVAFIGDGACNVANSWIFAAAKLGFELRIAAPKKFQPAAASLKRAGGTIMCTEDLKAAAKGADLLYTDVWVSMGKEAESAARIKQLTGYQINARLVKLAKPGALVMHCLPAYRGKEIDEATFEDNAQTIFDAAENRLHVQKAILNWIVS
- a CDS encoding DNA-3-methyladenine glycosylase 2 family protein — translated: MNAAALRHLSGADPVMQRLIREVGPCALEPETRRPPFQSLVQAVAHQQLNGTAASTILKRFIKLFPGRRFPRPEDLPSVSDDAIRGAGFSRAKVASIRDIAARTLDGTVPPSRRITQLSDDEIVARLTEVRGVGRWTVEMLLIFQLGRLDVLPADDFGVRMGFRLAYKKRELPTAKEILAHGERWRPHRTTAAWYLWRVADRAKKYE
- a CDS encoding aspartate aminotransferase family protein, whose protein sequence is MKEIAPSPPPIVRNDVAAIQALFQKNVVPSYARFDVAFSRGAGSYVWDVTGKRYLDLGGGIAVCSLGHANAEITEALIEQSRKLVHVSNLYYHEGQGRLAQSLVNLIAPGKVFFCNSGAEANEGLFKLARKFGHDEGRFEIITALNSFHGRTLAGIAATGQEKVKKGFEPLMTGFRHVAFNDLDAMREAISPATAAILIEGIQGEGGVTPAAPEYLLGLRQLCDERKLLLLMDGVQCGHFRTGRFQSYQRILETKERGEGFVPDGISMAKSLGGGFPIGAFWVRDPYADLLGAGTHGTTFGGNPLGCAVALKILEVIQREKLADNARQTGEFLKSELLRMTQQFPNVLKGVRGLGFMLGLELWEKEKIRALVAGEKSAAIQFVNRLHDAGLLTIPSGNQVVRLLPALNLRRSEAEEGIKIIESVVAKLV
- the argB gene encoding acetylglutamate kinase; its protein translation is MQDLIAKAATLLEALPYIQRFRSQTFVVKYGGSFMDSPDANVRNGVARDVVFLEAVGINPVVVHGGGKAITRAMEAAGFKPSFIQGQRTTDEATVDVVDRVLSREINPEIVKTIESLGGKARGFCGADIFKCRKLWLDDKDKPGAKIDIGFVGEVTAVNLEPLRECIRRSITPVISPTALGEDGKIYNCNADVAAAQAAIALKAKRLVFMSDVPGLLRNPKQPDSVLPHLKVSEVDQLKQAGVIDEGMIPKVDSAVAAIRAGVEKVSFVDGRLQHSVLLEIFTDEGNGTEIVL
- a CDS encoding HEPN domain-containing protein, which produces MSGQPLSTDPNPCEWLRFAGEDLKAARKLCGDPDILPNIVGFHAQQAVEKSIKGLLIQAGAKFPFTHDLTELFALYCSQGRSVPFDRAALNELTPYATHRRYPGYVQQPGVKEQQRLLALAEEVFAWAQSVIGPAV
- a CDS encoding nucleotidyltransferase domain-containing protein, producing MSVALDVPWAVTPEKVEAVVRRLIEVALPRKIILFGSYVRQQTNRDSDLDVLVVTDDTVKNPHSESVRLRNAVDDVDMPMDILVVPVSEYERLRHRWDLIYYEATENGRIVYERPATLN
- a CDS encoding tetratricopeptide repeat protein, translated to MDDSKESFNQICLADDRGQVAVVVELCKKHLRKFQKRGSFVWLLYGKTQGELARYTEAEKAIRRAITLCPQKALPIAYAQMGHLFQAKGDFKQAAFWYRKALVHNPRDATWHIFLASNAFRRGLLKQSEAYYRRALKCSEGCLDEAYFNLGGILLGKRDYAEAIKCYQEALKIDPKYKIAKERLDDAKLASLLENS